From the genome of Fusarium fujikuroi IMI 58289 draft genome, chromosome FFUJ_chr06:
GAATCGATCACTCTTGATAAGTCTCTTcactatttaataagtccCATCACCCAACAACTCATAGCAAGTGACTAGACCTCTGATCTAGACACCGACTTACCTTTGAATCAGCCCAGCATGGTGATTATATACATGGCCCTTGGAGCCGTTCTCCCGAGGGCGATTTCGACAAACGGTAGATATAACAAACGGtggttctttttcttttcaacGGGACTTTAAATGACTGCTCAAGATGGCTGTCCCCTTTCCTGACTCTGAGTACATGTAAGTACAACTCAGCCTCTGGATTCACTCAACCCCTGACATTATGGTAGCGACGAGGCTCAAACCCAGTCTCCTGGCCTGAAAACGACCGAAAACGAAGACTTGGAACATGAGGTCTTATCTTATTTCCTTAATGAGCCTCGTATCTTCATCGATTCCTTGGGTCATACTTATAGCGACATGAAATCCAACCAAGAACCGTATTCCACTTATGCGAAGATTGTTACAATCCCACGCACAAAGGTTCAAGAACCGATGACTTTCACATCAAGACACACGATTACTCTTACCTCGATGGCAACTCTAACTTCATTTACCACTGTATTCGAAACAAAGCACCTAGGTCCCGTCGATCCATTGCCCAAAGTCACTTCCAAGATCACTACCCATATCACAATAACAGTTGTCAAGGACCATTCGATAAGTTCCGCTCGGACAAGTCTACCAACCACAGACCTCAGCCCTTTATTTCCTCCCAGCGTTGATGCGAACACTGATCCATCACTCTGGAGTACTGTTACTATAAGTGACAGCATACGATCAAGCTCAGTTTTGCCTTCATCGTTTACCACGAGCCGAGATGGACCGAAGCTACCAACAGGTACAGAAGCCTCGTCTTCAAAGGACTCTTTAACAGCAGGTGAGGTTGCGCCTATCGCAGTCGGTGTGCTCTTCCTACTTGCCACAATATGTTTAATAATCTGGTTTTGGTTACGAAGTCGCCGAAAGCGAAAAGGCACCAGTCGCGGCACTCGTTTATCGTCACGACCAAACCCAACTCCGTCAAACTCACCTTAAGGTCAAGAGCTCAAACCTATATTAGCCCCCTATCGCTCTACCAATGTAAACGCACTTCTAACTAACGATGCACGTCATATGTCTTTCGAGCTCGATGAAAATGGTCGCAACATGGGCCTCAAATACTATAAATTCGAACCTTCTAGTTCGAGACATCCTGACGGACACAATACGGATCTCGACCAAGATCCTGAGTCAAAGGGCAAGGGACGTGCAGAATAGCAAAGTTTGATACAAGAAAGTATTTCCCAAAGCTTGATTTCTCTTCACTTATGAGAGGCTCTCGTTAAATCTCCGCATACAACTCAGACTTAAAATGTTCCCTTTGCAAAACCTTGATATCGTGTCTGAATGAGTGGCATGTGACACTGTGACAAACGCTAGAGTCTGCAGCAAACAACTGTCATAGAGTTTCGTTGGCAACCATGAGAGGATTCACACACAAAACTTTACCTTTGGATGTATATATGGAAGCCTAGAAGTACAAGACATAAAATGGAACTTGAGACGCAAAACATACGGATATCGCCCTCATCTCATCCGTTCTGCCCTTTCTGGTCCTTATACCCCTAGACCGTTGCGTTTGTTACAGCCATCGAAGACTCGATTTGACTACGCCTAACTTCTAGCATCCTAAGGCGTTTCGTTATTTTAAACACTTTGCAAGATGTTGCTTCCCAAGCTTTCCCTCCTAGCAGTTATGGCAATACCCGTAGCTGCCCTCAATTGCCAAAATGAAGTCACAGACGCGACGATAGACCGCAACTGGTTGTTGTCAGGTTGGTAAGTCACATAAActtcatctctcatctcaggGCTATACTGATATCTTCTCTCTGTATAGTGGCCCTTGTCGCAAGAACTCATTCGAAACTCACCCTGAAGTGCCTAATGACGACGCCGGCCGCTTCAGGTATGATGAAGACAACGATGCAACCTACAAAAGTATCTGCAACGTGTGCCGCAGTAACTTTGGCCCCAAACAGCCAGACAAGGTCATAACCAGCCAGACCTCGGTGCTCAGCTTGCCCAAGGAGACACCAACCATTGCGAGTATGGAAACAACACATGCGAAACCTCGCATTGGATGGCTAGACCCTCCAGGTCCCAGTGATGGCGCTACATTTAGTAATAATGATCCTCAACAGTCAGAAAGTAGTATTACCAGTTCATCTGCGGCACTTAAACTACCCAAGGAGACACCAAGCATCACGAGTATTAGGATAACCCAGACGAAGCCTCGTGTAGGATGGTCAACTCTTCCAGGTCCCGACGACGGCACTACCTTGGCTTGGTTTACGAAAACAACAACGCATACCGAGACTGAGACCGAGACCACTACCACGACGGCATCCACTACTATAGATCTAAAGAAGAGTACAGCAACATCCATGGGTCTTAGTGAGACCACGGAAACATCAATGAGTCCGGGGAAGAGTACAGCGACCTCGATGGGTTTGACTGAGACTTCAGCAACATTGGACCCAGAAGAGACTGACACTCCAACGccacaaaagaagaaacacaCTGCTGGCCTTCAAACAGCCGGTATCATAATTGCAATTCTCTTTTTCATCGTGTTCACCGTTCTGGTCACCTGGAAATgccttcaacaccaccgGCAGATTCAGTTTGACGAGGACCCAGAGGAGCCAATGGGTGAAGCTAATGACGCTGGAGGCAGCGCCTTCGACGATTCAGACTCAGAGGCCGAGGAGGGACAGGCCAGAAATCTGGTGGCCTCGGTGAGGGACTGGTTCAGAAGGCACCAGTTTCCATTTCCTCCACCGAACGAGCCTGAAGAACCGGATCCTGATGACGGGGAAGCTGATGACGGGGAAGCTGATGACGGGGAGCCCGAGCCTCATCcagttcctcctcctcctcctcctcctcctcctatTCCTGAGCAACCAGTTCAAGCTCCCACCGCTGTAGTACATCCATTTATCCCACGTACTACTCGCGCTATTCCAGGACATCAAGTCCAGGCCCCTTCGGTTCAAGTACCAACTCCTGATCCAGCTCAAGATCGCAGCAGCTCGAGTGTCTACAGCCAGGACAGCGGATATCTAAATTCAGTCGAAATGCCCAGGCCACTCTCCATAAACAGATCCCGTCGTAGACAGGAACAACCTCAGCCGCCTCAAGAATGGAGGACAACTGGAGAGCCTGTGCAAACCGGAAATTATGGCTGGATTTAATCTTGTGATTGCGCCTTGGGTGGAACTGAATGAAAGATAGTTCTGGTTACATCTGTATGATTTCATCAGCGTGTTACCTCTTGTGGGAAAGTTTGTGGTTTGATCTTACAATACAGTTAGTTACTCCTTTTCATGATTTACCTAGACTATTATTACACCACGTATAGAACCAAGAGACGACTTATAAGCCTAGAAGAATCCGGCAGTGTGAATAGCTCTGTGACTATAATAGATCAGTACCCAGTGAGGTGTGTTTATCTTGGGGATACCAAAATATCGTCGCAAGACACACCACATTGTCCTTGACGAGACATTCGTTGCCGAAATATACGCCCTCAACTCACGCCAACTCGTGGCCTCATTTCTACTCACATCCAACCCAAAAGTACTCCGCTGATATCGTACAGTTGTATTAAACATAAGATAGCATAGGTCGTCtgtctcttttttctttcgtcTAAGAACCAACCAACCTCGAGCGGCTCATCACGCCACCGATAACCCAATAAACGCCGTGCCATGCCGCAGTCGAGTGAAGATGTACATTGTATACATGGAGAAAGTGAACTCCTCCCTCCCGTCCCTCAGAACTCCTTTACGAGGTCATCGTACAAAGGTTGCTTTTTCCAGTCTCATTTGCTCAAGGAGAGTCGTCAGTCCTTGTAGACCTTGGGCTTGAAACCCTCTTTAATTTCAGCCTCTTGCTCCATCTTCTCCCGTATAGGACCAATCTCTCGCTCGAATCGCTCCTTTGCTCTTACGATCTTGCTCTGAAGATAGAAACTGCCACCCTTTTGAGGATCGTTGGCGTCAAACAGTCGCTTATAACGTGAGAGAACCTCCTCGACATTGGCTTGTCCACCAGCCGGGGGCTTGACGTTGAGGATCTTGCATGCCTCATCGAGAGTCATGCCAGATGAGAGAGAGGCACCAGCGGATGGgttgccagccttggcctgCGCTCGCTGGTACGCTGaagcagcctgagcctgcTTATAAGCTGCGACAAATGATCGACCGAGGATTCGGGAGCCTGTTAGGAAGGCAGTGACCACGAATTTGTGCGCCTGGGGTTATGTTAGCCGCCACTCCAACCAATGCGGCGATTCTTGAAGTAAGGAACATGGCGGGCATGATCCAAGACGTGGGCGCATACCATTTTGAAGAATTATGAGTGATGTAGACGAATTGACTATTGGGAGAAAAGGTGGAGATATCGCTGAGAAGCGACGTTGAAATAGCGGCCCTCGTTCGCGACGAGGGAAAGGATCGTGATGGCGCTGCTAGAGACTTTTTCCCCGGGTGCAAAGTCGGCGGAGGCGGATCATTCCGAGGTCGGAATTTTGCACCTCCGATCAACCGGCTACACAGCAGAGTCTGCCGAGGTTTAGCCGGGTCATACATTCACCACGATTCACCGAGCTTCACCGAGATAATGCCCCGCGATGGAGCTGCAGGAAAGAATGTTAGCTGACCGCAATGAGATGCGGGACGTAATAAATTTCATGAACCGGTTCTGAAACTTGTTGCTGAATTTTAGTTACGAAGAGATCTGTTCTCCCATTCCCTACATTCATGTAAAGCTTTAGAAACTTTTAGTTGTTTTGTAAGCACCTCTTCAACACATTTGTATAGGGTACCTCAAGTGGACTGGTATAACTAATTCAACGTCTGTCCAACTTCAGCATTATATCTCATACTCCACAAAAGAAGCTGAGATCATGTCTATGTCACCTCAAGACGTGGCTGTCCTGATACAGCGTGAAGGAAGCGGAGCATCGCCAGAAACTTACGATGCCGCCAACGAATCTGACGATGCGGTTGTGAAGCGAACAAAGCTATTATCTTCCGTGCTCGAAACTCTTAAGCAACAAGATCCTTCTTCGCTAGAGGCTACAGCCAAGGCGTTGGGCGACGGAAGTCGAGATGGTAAGTGTGACATCCATCCCCATCTGTGAATTCGTTAACATGGCCACAGTGGCTTGGAGACTCCCTTACGGAGATTCGGGAATTCTCGAGTTCTTCCTTGACATTCTTGCCGCGGATGAGGAGCAGCCTCATGGCGTCAAAGTCCAGGCTCTGCGTGTTACTGGAAATTCTTGTGCTGATACAGACCAAAATAGAGCTCGAGTTGTTGAGGGCAAATATATCGTTTCTTTTATCAAGCACCTTCAGGACATGAGTCTTGTTCCGTACTTGATTCC
Proteins encoded in this window:
- a CDS encoding probable mitochondria-associated signaling protein, with the translated sequence MAHKFVVTAFLTGSRILGRSFVAAYKQAQAASAYQRAQAKAGNPSAGASLSSGMTLDEACKILNVKPPAGGQANVEEVLSRYKRLFDANDPQKGGSFYLQSKIVRAKERFEREIGPIREKMEQEAEIKEGFKPKVYKD